In Cicer arietinum cultivar CDC Frontier isolate Library 1 chromosome 7, Cicar.CDCFrontier_v2.0, whole genome shotgun sequence, a single window of DNA contains:
- the LOC101488607 gene encoding protein SEEDLING PLASTID DEVELOPMENT 1 isoform X1, whose product MLLRLPFHLLHSHDHRRPLLPNTIAPKRFNSHIFSHPQSLPRTVPILRASLSPPSSFSEDEPDVELGRLLALLPEEMRRRVSEHPELRLLIEVVMDLGRKPLARFPSGDFVISEYPITVQDIEHATAQVGDFAVDNRAGISRTLHRISAIRNRKSAIIGLTCRVGRAISGSATLLQDLVQDGASLLLIGPPGVGKTTIIREIARMLANDYKKRVMIVDTSNEIGGDGDIPHAGIGSARRMQVPNSDIQHKVLIEAVENHMPQVIVIDEIGTKLEAMAASTIAQRGIQLVATAHGITIENLIMNPSLEMLVGGIQSVTLGDEEASRRGVQKTVLERKGPSTFSCAVEIISKTQLRIHRSLEATVDAILSGRFPNVEVRKMKSQEQEEILQKGPVFDSTLENASEIMLDDALERADVQTRQKESPLMLPINMVEDSSEHKLPLRLFCYGILEATVIQAIKQLKMNVAALQLTDNISEANALLSLQSKLKKNSRIQAAFKSHDIPIYVTKTSSLEHVTKAIRALLSDYEDGLIVFGSIDKIKDSEKADALEEARMAIEHVVIPKGEPVDLLPRSYQVVSLQLDLVRSYQLEARRISGESDVYHLRILPSHYETDEKKTSESSEFDGEFDDFASSNGSTNGSVNNLDRLPLLPE is encoded by the exons ATGTTACTACGGCTCCCGTTTCATCTTCTTCACAGTCACGACCACCGTCGACCTTTGCTTCCAAACACCATAGCACCCAAACGCTTCAACTCACATATCTTTTCTCATCCTCAGTCCCTACCTCGAACCGTTCCCATTTTACGGGCCAGTTTGAGCCCGCCGTCTTCCTTTTCGGAGGATGAGCCGGACGTTGAGCTGGGACGTTTGCTGGCTTTGTTGCCGGAAGAGATGCGGAGACGCGTGAGTGAGCATCCGGAGTTGCGGCTGTTGATTGAAGTAGTTATGGATTTGGGTCGGAAACCGTTGGCTAGGTTTCCCTCTGGTGATTTTGTTATATCCGAGTATCCAATTACGGTTCAGGATATTGAGCACGCCACTGCTCAG GTTGGTGACTTTGCTGTTGATAATCGAGCAGGAATCAGTAGGACATTGCATCGGATCAGTGCTATTAGAAATCGCAAGAGCGCAATTATTGGTCTTACTTGTCGTGTTGGTAGGGCTATTTCAGGAAGTGCTACGTTGTTGCAAGATTTGGTTCAAGATGGGGCTTCTTTGTTGCTCATCGGGCCTCCAGGTGTAGGCAAAACTACAATCATTAG GGAAATAGCTCGGATGCTGGCAAATGATTATAAGAAGCGTGTGATGATTGTTGACACCTCCAATGAGATTGGGGGTGATGGTGATATACCTCATGCGGGAATAGGCAGTGCTCGACGCATGCAAGTTCCCAACTCTGATATTCAACATAAG gtattgatagAGGCAGTTGAAAACCACATGCCACAAGTGATTGTTATTGATGAAATTGGTACAAAACTTGAAGCAATGGCTGCAAGTACAATTGCACAGCGTGGGATCCAGCTTGTCGCCACCGCTCATGGAATCACAATAGAGAATCTAATAATGAATCCTTCCTTAGAGATGCTTGTCGGAGGAATACAG AGCGTGACACTCGGGGATGAAGAGGCTAGCCGTAGAGGCGTTCAGAAGACAGTACTGGAGAGGAAAGGCCCATCAACGTTTAGTTGCGCAGTAGAGATTATTTCAAAGACACAGTTGCGCATTCACCGTAGCCTTGAAGCAACTGTAGATGCTATTCTTTCGG GTCGTTTTCCAAATGTGGAAGTGCGCAAGATGAAGTCTCAAGAGCAGGAAGAGATTTTACAAAAGGGACCTGTTTTTGACAGCACTCTCGAAAATGCTAGCGAAATTATGCTTGATGATGCTCTAGAAAGGGCTGATGTCCAAACCCGGCAAAAAGAATCACCTTTGATGTTGCCTATTAACATGGTAGAGGATTCCTCTGAGCACAAATTGCCACTTCGCCTATTTTGTTATGGG attttagagGCAACTGTTATTCAAGCAATTAAACAGTTGAAAATGAATGTTGCGGCCCTTCAATTGACTGATAACATTAGTGAGGCGAATGCTTTACTTTCCTTGCAATCAAAGCTTAAGAAGAATTCCAGGATCCAAGCTGCCTTTAAATCTCATGATATTCCCATTTATGTGACAAAG ACAAGTTCGTTGGAGCATGTAACAAAAGCCATACGAGCATTGCTAAGTGATTATGAAGATGGTTTAATTGTTTTTGGATCAATTGATAAGATAAAAGATTCGGAGAAGGCTGATGCTTTGGag GAGGCAAGAATGGCTATAGAGCATGTAGTAATTCCTAAAGGAGAACCTGTGGATTTACTCCCAAGGTCATATCAGGTAGTATCACTTCAGCTAGACCTTGTCCGTAGCTATCAACTAGAGGCGAGGAGAATCTCTGGAGAGTCAGATGTATATCATCTGCGCATTCTGCCATCCCATTATGAGACTGATGAAAAGAAAACTAGCGAGTCTTCTG
- the LOC101488607 gene encoding protein SEEDLING PLASTID DEVELOPMENT 1 isoform X2: MLLRLPFHLLHSHDHRRPLLPNTIAPKRFNSHIFSHPQSLPRTVPILRASLSPPSSFSEDEPDVELGRLLALLPEEMRRRVSEHPELRLLIEVVMDLGRKPLARFPSGDFVISEYPITVQDIEHATAQVGDFAVDNRAGISRTLHRISAIRNRKSAIIGLTCRVGRAISGSATLLQDLVQDGASLLLIGPPGVGKTTIIREIARMLANDYKKRVMIVDTSNEIGGDGDIPHAGIGSARRMQVPNSDIQHKSVTLGDEEASRRGVQKTVLERKGPSTFSCAVEIISKTQLRIHRSLEATVDAILSGRFPNVEVRKMKSQEQEEILQKGPVFDSTLENASEIMLDDALERADVQTRQKESPLMLPINMVEDSSEHKLPLRLFCYGILEATVIQAIKQLKMNVAALQLTDNISEANALLSLQSKLKKNSRIQAAFKSHDIPIYVTKTSSLEHVTKAIRALLSDYEDGLIVFGSIDKIKDSEKADALEEARMAIEHVVIPKGEPVDLLPRSYQVVSLQLDLVRSYQLEARRISGESDVYHLRILPSHYETDEKKTSESSEFDGEFDDFASSNGSTNGSVNNLDRLPLLPE; this comes from the exons ATGTTACTACGGCTCCCGTTTCATCTTCTTCACAGTCACGACCACCGTCGACCTTTGCTTCCAAACACCATAGCACCCAAACGCTTCAACTCACATATCTTTTCTCATCCTCAGTCCCTACCTCGAACCGTTCCCATTTTACGGGCCAGTTTGAGCCCGCCGTCTTCCTTTTCGGAGGATGAGCCGGACGTTGAGCTGGGACGTTTGCTGGCTTTGTTGCCGGAAGAGATGCGGAGACGCGTGAGTGAGCATCCGGAGTTGCGGCTGTTGATTGAAGTAGTTATGGATTTGGGTCGGAAACCGTTGGCTAGGTTTCCCTCTGGTGATTTTGTTATATCCGAGTATCCAATTACGGTTCAGGATATTGAGCACGCCACTGCTCAG GTTGGTGACTTTGCTGTTGATAATCGAGCAGGAATCAGTAGGACATTGCATCGGATCAGTGCTATTAGAAATCGCAAGAGCGCAATTATTGGTCTTACTTGTCGTGTTGGTAGGGCTATTTCAGGAAGTGCTACGTTGTTGCAAGATTTGGTTCAAGATGGGGCTTCTTTGTTGCTCATCGGGCCTCCAGGTGTAGGCAAAACTACAATCATTAG GGAAATAGCTCGGATGCTGGCAAATGATTATAAGAAGCGTGTGATGATTGTTGACACCTCCAATGAGATTGGGGGTGATGGTGATATACCTCATGCGGGAATAGGCAGTGCTCGACGCATGCAAGTTCCCAACTCTGATATTCAACATAAG AGCGTGACACTCGGGGATGAAGAGGCTAGCCGTAGAGGCGTTCAGAAGACAGTACTGGAGAGGAAAGGCCCATCAACGTTTAGTTGCGCAGTAGAGATTATTTCAAAGACACAGTTGCGCATTCACCGTAGCCTTGAAGCAACTGTAGATGCTATTCTTTCGG GTCGTTTTCCAAATGTGGAAGTGCGCAAGATGAAGTCTCAAGAGCAGGAAGAGATTTTACAAAAGGGACCTGTTTTTGACAGCACTCTCGAAAATGCTAGCGAAATTATGCTTGATGATGCTCTAGAAAGGGCTGATGTCCAAACCCGGCAAAAAGAATCACCTTTGATGTTGCCTATTAACATGGTAGAGGATTCCTCTGAGCACAAATTGCCACTTCGCCTATTTTGTTATGGG attttagagGCAACTGTTATTCAAGCAATTAAACAGTTGAAAATGAATGTTGCGGCCCTTCAATTGACTGATAACATTAGTGAGGCGAATGCTTTACTTTCCTTGCAATCAAAGCTTAAGAAGAATTCCAGGATCCAAGCTGCCTTTAAATCTCATGATATTCCCATTTATGTGACAAAG ACAAGTTCGTTGGAGCATGTAACAAAAGCCATACGAGCATTGCTAAGTGATTATGAAGATGGTTTAATTGTTTTTGGATCAATTGATAAGATAAAAGATTCGGAGAAGGCTGATGCTTTGGag GAGGCAAGAATGGCTATAGAGCATGTAGTAATTCCTAAAGGAGAACCTGTGGATTTACTCCCAAGGTCATATCAGGTAGTATCACTTCAGCTAGACCTTGTCCGTAGCTATCAACTAGAGGCGAGGAGAATCTCTGGAGAGTCAGATGTATATCATCTGCGCATTCTGCCATCCCATTATGAGACTGATGAAAAGAAAACTAGCGAGTCTTCTG
- the LOC101488607 gene encoding protein SEEDLING PLASTID DEVELOPMENT 1 isoform X3, producing MQFRSIGVESEEVGDFAVDNRAGISRTLHRISAIRNRKSAIIGLTCRVGRAISGSATLLQDLVQDGASLLLIGPPGVGKTTIIREIARMLANDYKKRVMIVDTSNEIGGDGDIPHAGIGSARRMQVPNSDIQHKVLIEAVENHMPQVIVIDEIGTKLEAMAASTIAQRGIQLVATAHGITIENLIMNPSLEMLVGGIQSVTLGDEEASRRGVQKTVLERKGPSTFSCAVEIISKTQLRIHRSLEATVDAILSGRFPNVEVRKMKSQEQEEILQKGPVFDSTLENASEIMLDDALERADVQTRQKESPLMLPINMVEDSSEHKLPLRLFCYGILEATVIQAIKQLKMNVAALQLTDNISEANALLSLQSKLKKNSRIQAAFKSHDIPIYVTKTSSLEHVTKAIRALLSDYEDGLIVFGSIDKIKDSEKADALEEARMAIEHVVIPKGEPVDLLPRSYQVVSLQLDLVRSYQLEARRISGESDVYHLRILPSHYETDEKKTSESSEFDGEFDDFASSNGSTNGSVNNLDRLPLLPE from the exons ATGCAATTTAGAAGCATTGGAGTGGAAAGTGAAGAG GTTGGTGACTTTGCTGTTGATAATCGAGCAGGAATCAGTAGGACATTGCATCGGATCAGTGCTATTAGAAATCGCAAGAGCGCAATTATTGGTCTTACTTGTCGTGTTGGTAGGGCTATTTCAGGAAGTGCTACGTTGTTGCAAGATTTGGTTCAAGATGGGGCTTCTTTGTTGCTCATCGGGCCTCCAGGTGTAGGCAAAACTACAATCATTAG GGAAATAGCTCGGATGCTGGCAAATGATTATAAGAAGCGTGTGATGATTGTTGACACCTCCAATGAGATTGGGGGTGATGGTGATATACCTCATGCGGGAATAGGCAGTGCTCGACGCATGCAAGTTCCCAACTCTGATATTCAACATAAG gtattgatagAGGCAGTTGAAAACCACATGCCACAAGTGATTGTTATTGATGAAATTGGTACAAAACTTGAAGCAATGGCTGCAAGTACAATTGCACAGCGTGGGATCCAGCTTGTCGCCACCGCTCATGGAATCACAATAGAGAATCTAATAATGAATCCTTCCTTAGAGATGCTTGTCGGAGGAATACAG AGCGTGACACTCGGGGATGAAGAGGCTAGCCGTAGAGGCGTTCAGAAGACAGTACTGGAGAGGAAAGGCCCATCAACGTTTAGTTGCGCAGTAGAGATTATTTCAAAGACACAGTTGCGCATTCACCGTAGCCTTGAAGCAACTGTAGATGCTATTCTTTCGG GTCGTTTTCCAAATGTGGAAGTGCGCAAGATGAAGTCTCAAGAGCAGGAAGAGATTTTACAAAAGGGACCTGTTTTTGACAGCACTCTCGAAAATGCTAGCGAAATTATGCTTGATGATGCTCTAGAAAGGGCTGATGTCCAAACCCGGCAAAAAGAATCACCTTTGATGTTGCCTATTAACATGGTAGAGGATTCCTCTGAGCACAAATTGCCACTTCGCCTATTTTGTTATGGG attttagagGCAACTGTTATTCAAGCAATTAAACAGTTGAAAATGAATGTTGCGGCCCTTCAATTGACTGATAACATTAGTGAGGCGAATGCTTTACTTTCCTTGCAATCAAAGCTTAAGAAGAATTCCAGGATCCAAGCTGCCTTTAAATCTCATGATATTCCCATTTATGTGACAAAG ACAAGTTCGTTGGAGCATGTAACAAAAGCCATACGAGCATTGCTAAGTGATTATGAAGATGGTTTAATTGTTTTTGGATCAATTGATAAGATAAAAGATTCGGAGAAGGCTGATGCTTTGGag GAGGCAAGAATGGCTATAGAGCATGTAGTAATTCCTAAAGGAGAACCTGTGGATTTACTCCCAAGGTCATATCAGGTAGTATCACTTCAGCTAGACCTTGTCCGTAGCTATCAACTAGAGGCGAGGAGAATCTCTGGAGAGTCAGATGTATATCATCTGCGCATTCTGCCATCCCATTATGAGACTGATGAAAAGAAAACTAGCGAGTCTTCTG